In Desulfomonile tiedjei DSM 6799, a genomic segment contains:
- the coaBC gene encoding bifunctional phosphopantothenoylcysteine decarboxylase/phosphopantothenate--cysteine ligase CoaBC: MNQSVLVGISGGIAAYKIPLLVRMLIRNNLSVRVVMTDAATNFVTPLTLATLTGNPVHRDMWGDRDRPSVEHISLADDADLAVIAPATANVIGKIASGIADDMLTTVFMALQCPVLVCPAMNVNMFRNPIVQENINKLRNLGYHVMQPESGYLACGWDAEGRMPEPEAIAQEIYSLLMPRDLQGEHILVTAGPTEEPLDPVRFITNRSSGKMGLAICKRAQIRGAEVTLISGPLKAEPPNGIRHIRIRTALEMRDRVLEEFPRASAVIKAAAVADFRPASLERDKIKKDGMEPTIVLTKNPDILAELGRTKRPDQILVGFAAETRDVLENGRSKLKNKNLDMLVLNDVSKPGAGFDCDTNIVRFLFRSGEEEQMDIMSKEKVADLILDRVIRLRSKTE, translated from the coding sequence ATGAATCAGTCAGTCTTGGTCGGGATTTCAGGTGGAATAGCCGCGTATAAGATACCGTTGCTCGTCCGAATGCTCATCCGCAACAATCTATCTGTGCGGGTGGTAATGACCGATGCGGCAACGAATTTCGTTACACCTCTTACTCTTGCGACTTTAACCGGGAACCCAGTACATCGTGATATGTGGGGAGACAGAGATCGGCCTTCTGTGGAACACATTTCTCTCGCAGACGATGCGGACCTTGCAGTCATAGCTCCGGCTACGGCCAATGTCATCGGGAAGATCGCATCCGGCATTGCCGATGACATGCTGACGACGGTATTTATGGCGCTTCAATGTCCAGTGCTGGTTTGTCCGGCAATGAACGTGAATATGTTCCGCAATCCCATCGTGCAGGAAAACATTAATAAATTACGGAATCTGGGATACCATGTCATGCAGCCTGAAAGCGGTTATCTCGCCTGCGGCTGGGATGCGGAAGGCCGAATGCCCGAACCGGAAGCAATTGCACAGGAGATATATTCTCTCCTCATGCCGCGCGACCTTCAAGGGGAGCACATCCTGGTGACTGCGGGTCCCACGGAAGAGCCGCTCGATCCTGTGCGATTCATAACAAACAGGTCTTCCGGGAAAATGGGCCTGGCCATCTGTAAACGTGCTCAAATCAGGGGGGCCGAGGTCACGCTGATTTCCGGTCCGCTCAAAGCAGAGCCGCCGAACGGGATACGGCACATCAGAATCCGAACCGCACTCGAAATGCGTGACAGAGTATTGGAAGAATTTCCCCGTGCATCTGCTGTCATCAAAGCTGCTGCAGTGGCAGACTTTAGACCTGCATCGCTGGAAAGAGATAAGATCAAGAAAGATGGAATGGAACCCACCATTGTACTCACAAAAAATCCGGACATTCTGGCGGAGTTGGGTCGGACAAAACGGCCGGATCAGATCCTGGTGGGATTTGCCGCAGAAACCAGAGACGTTCTCGAAAACGGGCGCTCAAAGCTGAAAAACAAGAACCTGGACATGCTGGTGCTCAACGATGTATCGAAACCAGGAGCAGGATTTGATTGCGACACCAATATCGTGAGATTTCTCTTTCGTTCCGGTGAGGAAGAGCAAATGGATATAATGTCTAAAGAGAAGGTTGCGGATTTGATTCTGGATCGAGTAATAAGACTGAGGTCGAAGACAGAATAG
- a CDS encoding GntR family transcriptional regulator, translating to MLKSIDRNSALPLHSQIKDQLLRFIDEKREQGGNKEQLKLLPEEALTRIFGVSRLTVRQAVRDLVNEGHLYRVRGVGTFITPRRISGQLDQIETFIEEWTLQSKQIEVVVAAYETKVCSEQWLSDLGLPAGTPVFYIRRIRYADGCPVALDDRYLPAEFMSLVKHADIVREPIFITLARRGKMIIEKADYQISATVASAEQASVLKIKRGSPLLARRLVIYAAPARPIMAGCSLYRSDLFTYSVSLRPGVI from the coding sequence GTGCTCAAAAGCATCGACAGAAACTCTGCGTTGCCCTTGCACAGTCAAATCAAGGATCAACTGCTGCGCTTTATCGATGAAAAAAGGGAACAAGGCGGCAACAAAGAGCAACTCAAATTATTGCCCGAAGAAGCACTTACCCGGATATTCGGCGTAAGTCGATTAACCGTGCGACAAGCAGTGAGAGACCTCGTTAATGAAGGGCACCTGTACAGAGTGAGAGGGGTCGGAACATTCATAACTCCCCGTCGGATCAGCGGACAGCTCGACCAAATAGAGACCTTCATCGAAGAATGGACTCTCCAGAGCAAGCAAATTGAAGTTGTAGTCGCAGCCTACGAGACCAAAGTCTGTTCCGAACAATGGCTATCCGACCTTGGGCTGCCGGCAGGAACACCCGTTTTCTATATCAGACGCATTCGATACGCGGATGGTTGCCCTGTGGCGTTGGATGACCGTTATTTACCAGCAGAGTTTATGAGCCTCGTGAAACATGCCGACATCGTAAGAGAACCCATTTTCATAACACTGGCTCGCAGGGGGAAGATGATTATAGAGAAGGCCGACTACCAGATAAGTGCCACTGTAGCTTCGGCAGAACAGGCCTCTGTGCTGAAAATCAAGCGTGGGAGCCCGCTTTTGGCAAGAAGATTGGTCATTTATGCTGCTCCTGCTCGCCCCATCATGGCGGGCTGTTCGTTGTATCGATCCGACCTGTTCACCTATTCGGTTTCTTTGCGCCCAGGTGTGATCTGA
- a CDS encoding glycine/betaine/sarcosine/D-proline family reductase selenoprotein B: MIRVVHYLNQFFGQIGGEDKADVPPQIREGSLGPGKALEAALGDEASIVGTVICGDNFFAEQSDRATREVIDLIRTFNPDLVVAGPAFNAGRYGPACGAVCKAVTTDLNIPAITGMYPENPGVELFGRDIFCVRTESSAAGMRQAVEIMADLGLKLVKRTEIGPPEEEGYLPRGIRKEAWTEKNGAARAVDMLLAKIDGAPFVTELPMPAFDKVSPAPPVSDLAVATIALVTEGGIVPKGNPDRLESARATKYLEYSLEGIDDLSGEEFQAVHGGYSSVFANQDPDRVLPVDILRKCEREGKIGALFSSFFTTTGNGTSLENSRKFGREIAERLVASGVNAVILTSTUGTGTRCGATITKELERAGLPTVQVCTITSIAMAIGANRIVPGYAIPHPLGNPELSLGQEKSLRSRLVDRALTALHTSIDEQRVFTADS, from the coding sequence GTGATCAGAGTAGTCCACTATCTCAACCAATTTTTCGGGCAGATCGGCGGCGAGGACAAAGCAGATGTTCCGCCGCAAATCAGAGAGGGCTCCCTGGGGCCCGGCAAGGCACTGGAAGCGGCCTTGGGTGATGAAGCGTCAATCGTCGGCACAGTCATCTGCGGCGACAATTTCTTTGCAGAACAGTCCGACCGGGCGACCAGAGAAGTGATCGATCTTATCCGCACCTTTAATCCCGACCTGGTCGTCGCCGGTCCTGCATTCAATGCCGGCCGGTACGGACCCGCGTGCGGCGCGGTGTGTAAGGCAGTCACTACGGACCTTAACATTCCGGCCATTACCGGCATGTACCCCGAGAACCCTGGAGTGGAGCTCTTCGGGAGAGACATCTTTTGCGTTCGAACCGAGTCCTCAGCAGCGGGGATGCGTCAGGCCGTTGAAATCATGGCGGACCTTGGGCTTAAACTGGTCAAGAGGACAGAAATAGGCCCTCCCGAGGAGGAAGGTTATCTGCCGCGAGGGATTAGAAAAGAGGCATGGACCGAAAAGAACGGTGCCGCCCGCGCTGTAGACATGCTGTTGGCGAAGATCGATGGGGCACCGTTTGTGACGGAATTACCAATGCCTGCCTTTGATAAGGTGTCCCCGGCACCTCCCGTATCAGACCTCGCTGTTGCCACTATTGCCCTTGTGACCGAAGGCGGCATCGTTCCTAAAGGAAACCCCGATCGCCTTGAATCCGCGCGGGCTACCAAATACCTCGAATATAGCCTTGAAGGCATTGACGACCTTTCGGGAGAAGAATTCCAAGCGGTGCACGGGGGTTACAGTAGCGTTTTTGCCAATCAAGATCCCGACCGGGTATTGCCCGTGGACATCCTCAGGAAATGCGAGCGAGAAGGAAAGATCGGAGCGCTGTTCTCGAGCTTCTTCACGACAACCGGGAACGGCACGTCGCTGGAAAACAGCCGAAAGTTTGGAAGAGAAATAGCCGAGCGCCTCGTAGCCTCCGGGGTCAACGCGGTGATCCTGACCAGTACCTGAGGGACGGGCACTCGTTGCGGTGCAACGATAACGAAAGAGCTGGAACGTGCGGGACTGCCAACCGTACAAGTGTGCACCATCACGTCCATCGCCATGGCAATAGGCGCAAATCGCATCGTGCCCGGCTACGCCATACCTCATCCGTTAGGTAACCCTGAACTAAGTCTCGGCCAGGAGAAGAGCCTGCGAAGCAGGCTGGTGGATAGAGCCTTGACAGCTCTACACACATCCATTGACGAGCAAAGAGTTTTCACTGCGGACTCTTAA
- a CDS encoding uracil-DNA glycosylase: MTEREAQDSYAHSIKNYLEYMVRIGLNPVMIPEKDFGTTSDKENRLSLESIRTELGDCKRCRLHEKRHTIVFGEGKPDARLMFVGEGPGADEDAQGRPFVGKAGQLLTRMIQAMKFQREDVYIANIVKCRPPANRDPEQDEIDTCLPFLKSQIRAIEPDVIVTLGRIAAKALLKTSDPLNVIRGRVYEVEGIPVIPTYHPSFLLREESDKRFKAMAWEDLQKAMALLESRRSRTEYHYDE; the protein is encoded by the coding sequence ATGACTGAACGCGAAGCGCAGGATTCTTATGCACATTCGATCAAGAACTATCTTGAATATATGGTGCGCATAGGACTGAACCCCGTGATGATTCCCGAGAAGGATTTCGGAACCACTTCCGACAAAGAGAATCGTCTCTCGCTTGAGTCGATCAGAACCGAGTTGGGGGACTGCAAACGATGTCGTTTGCACGAAAAGAGGCACACTATAGTCTTCGGCGAAGGAAAACCTGACGCGAGGCTCATGTTCGTGGGAGAAGGCCCGGGCGCAGATGAGGATGCCCAGGGAAGGCCTTTCGTCGGCAAAGCGGGCCAGTTGCTGACAAGGATGATTCAGGCTATGAAGTTCCAGCGCGAGGACGTGTACATAGCGAACATAGTGAAATGCCGTCCTCCGGCTAACCGGGATCCGGAACAGGATGAGATTGACACATGCCTCCCCTTTCTCAAATCTCAAATTCGCGCGATCGAACCGGATGTGATTGTTACCTTGGGAAGAATAGCTGCAAAGGCACTGCTTAAGACGAGCGATCCCCTGAATGTCATAAGGGGAAGAGTATACGAAGTGGAAGGCATTCCCGTGATTCCTACCTATCATCCCTCATTTCTTCTCAGGGAGGAATCGGATAAACGGTTCAAAGCAATGGCATGGGAAGATCTACAGAAGGCTATGGCTTTGCTCGAATCGAGGAGGTCTCGTACGGAGTATCATTATGATGAGTAA
- the grdA gene encoding glycine/sarcosine/betaine reductase complex selenoprotein A — protein MGILAGKKIVALGDRDGIPGPAIAECAMSAGGEVVFVSTECYVUTAAGAMDLQNQAKIKEVAERYGSENVVVLLGASEPSSAGLAAETVTVGDPTYAGSLAGVSLGLPVYHVFEQEIKAEFDPNVYQEQVAMMEMVADVAKLTSEVASMRKQV, from the coding sequence TTGGGAATTCTGGCTGGAAAGAAGATCGTTGCGCTGGGAGACCGGGATGGCATACCGGGCCCAGCTATTGCCGAGTGCGCCATGAGCGCAGGCGGTGAAGTAGTGTTCGTCAGTACGGAATGCTACGTCTGAACGGCCGCGGGTGCCATGGACCTGCAAAATCAGGCAAAGATCAAAGAAGTGGCCGAGCGATACGGTAGTGAGAACGTGGTGGTGCTTCTCGGTGCATCCGAACCGAGTAGCGCCGGACTGGCTGCCGAGACGGTCACGGTCGGCGATCCGACCTATGCAGGCTCATTGGCAGGGGTCTCGTTGGGACTCCCCGTGTATCATGTGTTCGAACAGGAGATTAAAGCCGAGTTCGATCCGAATGTGTATCAGGAACAAGTGGCCATGATGGAAATGGTGGCTGACGTCGCCAAATTGACCTCTGAAGTCGCCAGCATGCGGAAACAGGTCTAG
- a CDS encoding type II toxin-antitoxin system Phd/YefM family antitoxin gives MAMTTKFSEDIVPLSDMKINPGRVVNQVDKTRRPVLLTNRGRGVAVVQSLKDYETQTEELAFLRGVVQGIVDLEEGREMSLADVKKRLGLT, from the coding sequence ATGGCGATGACTACAAAATTCTCGGAGGATATCGTCCCGCTGAGCGATATGAAAATTAACCCAGGCCGAGTTGTTAACCAAGTCGACAAGACCCGTAGGCCGGTCCTTTTGACCAATAGAGGACGTGGAGTGGCTGTTGTTCAATCACTCAAGGATTACGAAACTCAAACGGAAGAGTTGGCCTTTTTACGTGGTGTGGTTCAAGGTATAGTGGATCTGGAAGAGGGAAGGGAAATGAGTCTCGCAGACGTGAAGAAACGTCTCGGATTGACTTGA
- a CDS encoding glycine/sarcosine/betaine reductase component B subunit, with protein sequence MEQKEFPFMQLALRKFKITSAMFGAVTRISNGALEIDKQEMTAALNRDGLFSEVDVKIVSPGETARIIHVMDAIQPRVKLSGGTTPFPGALGPMETAGIGETNVLEGVAVIQTGQRPGIQEGIIDMSGPGALYSQFSRTINIVLECTAFPEMTDLEFDLAARKAGLEAAVYLAEPTRNLAPDDIELYGPDARTSEGKDLPGVVYICHLQSQGLFRDTFVYGENARSLLPTVLHPNEVLDGAIVSSNYIIACQKNPSYFHVNNPVVLELARRNGQDLRFLGVIIANEHNTLREKDRSAKFAAKLGKQLGASGAVITQEGGGHSDTDLMLTCKECEKVGIRTVIIANEIAGPKGDLPSLVDSIPEADAVVTTGNNDVQVALPAMTRTVGGNSIAGISGPPESAFTTALGRLYTATNQLGAYRLTVKGY encoded by the coding sequence ATGGAACAAAAAGAATTTCCTTTCATGCAGTTAGCGTTGCGCAAGTTCAAGATTACCAGTGCCATGTTCGGGGCTGTCACTCGAATAAGCAACGGTGCTCTGGAGATCGATAAACAGGAAATGACGGCAGCCCTGAATCGAGACGGTCTTTTTTCCGAGGTGGACGTCAAGATTGTTTCACCGGGCGAAACCGCACGAATCATCCATGTCATGGATGCGATTCAGCCTCGCGTCAAGCTTTCCGGTGGAACCACTCCGTTCCCGGGAGCCCTCGGCCCTATGGAGACTGCGGGCATAGGCGAAACGAACGTCCTGGAGGGAGTGGCTGTAATCCAGACCGGGCAGAGGCCGGGCATTCAGGAAGGAATCATCGATATGAGCGGTCCCGGCGCCCTCTACAGCCAGTTCTCACGTACCATAAATATCGTCCTGGAGTGTACTGCCTTTCCGGAGATGACTGACCTGGAATTCGATCTGGCGGCAAGGAAGGCTGGGCTCGAAGCGGCTGTCTATCTGGCGGAACCGACCCGAAACCTGGCTCCCGATGACATAGAGTTGTACGGCCCTGACGCACGTACGTCTGAAGGGAAAGACTTGCCGGGGGTTGTGTACATCTGCCATCTGCAATCTCAGGGCTTGTTTCGCGATACGTTCGTGTATGGAGAAAACGCTAGAAGTCTTCTGCCAACCGTACTCCATCCTAATGAGGTTTTGGATGGGGCCATTGTCAGCAGCAACTATATTATTGCATGTCAAAAGAATCCCTCATATTTCCACGTAAACAACCCGGTTGTCCTGGAATTGGCTCGTCGTAACGGACAAGACCTCAGGTTCTTGGGCGTCATCATCGCCAATGAACACAACACGCTCAGGGAAAAAGATCGGTCTGCCAAATTCGCGGCGAAACTGGGAAAGCAGTTGGGCGCTTCCGGAGCCGTCATCACCCAAGAGGGCGGTGGCCACTCAGATACGGATTTGATGTTGACTTGCAAGGAATGTGAAAAAGTGGGCATCAGGACAGTGATTATTGCCAACGAGATCGCCGGTCCGAAGGGCGATCTTCCTTCCTTGGTCGATAGCATCCCCGAGGCGGATGCGGTGGTCACAACAGGCAATAACGACGTTCAAGTGGCTTTGCCGGCTATGACCCGTACTGTTGGTGGTAATTCCATCGCGGGAATATCCGGTCCACCTGAAAGCGCATTCACTACTGCCCTGGGACGCCTATACACCGCAACTAACCAGTTGGGGGCTTATCGCCTCACAGTCAAGGGTTACTAA
- a CDS encoding thioredoxin family protein has translation MPGLLEVTQDSFDTEVRDSDLPVLVDFWGPRCGPCLGLMPIVEELAARYLGKVKFCKVNCAENRRLAVRLKVMSLPTFLFFKAGDRVAELTGEFGQKEIEDCIKALAE, from the coding sequence ATGCCTGGTTTGTTAGAAGTGACCCAGGACAGTTTCGACACGGAAGTTAGGGATAGCGATTTGCCCGTGTTGGTGGATTTCTGGGGACCGCGTTGCGGGCCCTGTCTTGGGCTCATGCCCATCGTAGAAGAGCTCGCTGCACGTTACCTCGGAAAGGTGAAATTCTGCAAAGTCAACTGCGCAGAGAACCGGCGTCTGGCCGTGCGGCTCAAGGTGATGAGCCTGCCCACGTTCCTTTTTTTCAAGGCAGGAGACAGGGTAGCCGAACTCACCGGCGAGTTCGGGCAAAAGGAAATCGAAGACTGTATTAAGGCCTTGGCGGAGTAA
- the grdC gene encoding glycine/sarcosine/betaine reductase complex component C subunit beta: protein MAVLKGVAYSLVHAPNLLLHYGSTQSTERKKNPNSDYLARLPNHLRDFESAVSYPPNQVYIGNVSPLDLDAIQRPWHAAVGTSTDGGSRLGAYGEIMPEVELYGLLKIADSFDLVVLERNFSQELLESLGSHSLLTGANLSRLSKGEDSRVIEELVANHTAEGLYLGQKLVGCVRQAHETDENLSARVMLENITVKASSLLPLLYLLANTGTPPAEVDYIIECSEEACGDMNQRGGGNFAKSIGELTGLVNASGCDVRGFCAGPVHALLHAASLVKAGVFKNVVVVGGGSVAKLGMNGKDHVSKGMPVLEDMLGTFALLISENDGVNPVIRLDVIGKHAIGTGSSPQHVMQALVTAPLAQLGLKITDIDRYSVEMQNPELTEPAGAGNVPESNYRMIAALAVMASEIAREDIPAFVKKHGLPGFAPTQGHIPSGVPCLGFFRERLLAGDMNAAMVIGKGSLFLGRITNLFDGLSLIVEKNRGLTAKSSSLDKDSIRQVLAEMLMSLSKNNPGTA from the coding sequence ATGGCTGTCCTCAAAGGCGTGGCCTATTCCCTGGTTCACGCGCCCAACCTTCTCCTTCATTACGGCTCAACGCAGAGCACAGAGCGGAAAAAGAACCCGAACTCGGATTACCTTGCCAGGCTCCCGAATCATCTGCGCGATTTTGAGTCCGCTGTCTCTTATCCTCCGAACCAGGTCTATATCGGCAACGTTTCCCCTCTCGATCTTGACGCTATCCAGCGACCTTGGCACGCTGCGGTCGGAACATCAACTGATGGAGGAAGCCGACTTGGGGCATATGGAGAAATCATGCCGGAAGTCGAGCTGTACGGACTCCTGAAGATTGCGGATTCCTTCGACCTGGTGGTTTTGGAGCGTAATTTTTCTCAGGAGCTCCTCGAGTCGCTTGGCTCCCATAGTCTCCTGACAGGGGCTAACTTGAGTCGCTTGAGCAAAGGCGAAGACTCAAGAGTGATTGAAGAGCTTGTGGCCAATCACACTGCCGAAGGCCTGTACCTGGGACAAAAACTTGTGGGGTGTGTGCGGCAGGCCCATGAAACGGACGAGAATCTGTCTGCCCGCGTGATGCTCGAAAACATTACAGTCAAGGCATCGTCTCTTCTTCCTTTGCTGTATTTGCTGGCCAACACGGGCACACCTCCGGCCGAGGTCGACTACATCATTGAATGTTCCGAAGAGGCCTGCGGAGACATGAACCAACGGGGCGGCGGCAATTTCGCCAAATCTATCGGAGAGTTGACTGGCCTGGTCAATGCGAGCGGCTGCGATGTGCGCGGTTTTTGCGCGGGGCCTGTCCACGCTCTGTTGCACGCCGCTTCTTTGGTCAAGGCAGGAGTGTTTAAAAATGTGGTGGTGGTTGGCGGAGGCTCGGTCGCCAAGCTGGGCATGAATGGCAAAGACCATGTGAGCAAGGGCATGCCCGTCTTGGAGGACATGTTGGGAACTTTTGCCCTGCTGATCTCCGAAAACGATGGAGTGAACCCGGTTATTCGATTGGACGTGATCGGCAAGCATGCGATCGGGACCGGTTCTTCGCCTCAGCATGTGATGCAGGCCCTTGTAACAGCCCCTCTGGCACAGCTAGGCCTCAAAATTACTGACATTGACCGCTATTCAGTGGAGATGCAGAACCCCGAACTTACCGAACCTGCCGGAGCCGGCAATGTACCCGAGAGTAATTACCGGATGATAGCCGCGCTGGCAGTCATGGCTTCGGAGATTGCCAGAGAAGACATCCCGGCATTTGTTAAAAAACATGGTCTCCCAGGATTTGCTCCCACTCAGGGACACATCCCCTCGGGAGTTCCTTGTCTCGGTTTCTTTCGTGAACGCCTGCTGGCCGGCGATATGAATGCTGCGATGGTCATTGGCAAGGGCAGTCTGTTCCTGGGGAGAATAACGAATCTCTTCGATGGGCTGTCCCTGATCGTAGAGAAGAATCGCGGGCTGACAGCCAAAAGCTCATCGTTGGATAAGGACAGCATCCGCCAGGTCCTGGCCGAGATGTTGATGTCTTTGTCCAAGAACAATCCGGGGACTGCGTGA
- the grdD gene encoding glycine/sarcosine/betaine reductase complex component C subunit alpha — protein sequence MRDIRHLIAEVLDETAQHLLAPHSEPAIKIGLTAIGNEHGYSEVLSGAEMAQRNVPGIEVLTIGPADMATNLRTVPASTEEEAHAVMERMLDAGELQAAVTMHYPFPLGVATVGLVSTPGLGRPMFIACTTGMSSAERVQGMAYNALYGISVAKAYGIANPSVGVLNIDGARPVERILRELQANGYCINLAVSGRSDRDVVMRGNDLLRGTPDVMVCDSLTGNLLTKLFSAFTTGGGYESVGWGYGPGIGERYQRIIHIISRASGAPVIAGSISYAAAMVRGKVTEVFREEWQRAHRAGLSTLCKTRKRATAPQAPAPEKKVVTEQIAGIDVLLLESAQELLRSRGIYAETGMGCVGPVILVALEDRPLALDVLQKNSMLTL from the coding sequence ATGCGTGATATCAGACATCTGATCGCTGAAGTGCTGGACGAGACTGCTCAGCATCTGTTGGCACCTCATTCCGAACCGGCAATCAAGATCGGCCTCACTGCGATCGGCAATGAACATGGATACAGCGAAGTTCTGTCGGGGGCTGAGATGGCTCAAAGGAATGTACCGGGCATAGAAGTTCTGACGATCGGACCTGCTGACATGGCCACCAACCTGCGCACGGTTCCTGCATCTACGGAAGAAGAGGCGCATGCGGTCATGGAACGTATGCTTGATGCGGGCGAACTCCAGGCCGCTGTGACCATGCACTATCCCTTTCCCCTTGGTGTGGCTACCGTAGGTCTTGTAAGTACTCCAGGCCTGGGAAGGCCCATGTTTATAGCCTGCACCACAGGCATGTCTTCCGCTGAAAGAGTCCAGGGCATGGCCTACAACGCTTTGTACGGCATTAGTGTCGCCAAGGCTTACGGCATCGCCAACCCCTCCGTAGGAGTACTCAACATCGACGGAGCCAGACCGGTGGAACGCATACTCCGTGAACTCCAGGCCAACGGCTACTGTATCAACCTGGCCGTTTCAGGGCGGTCCGATCGGGACGTGGTCATGCGTGGGAACGATCTTTTGCGAGGAACCCCGGATGTCATGGTCTGCGATAGCCTTACCGGAAACCTGCTAACCAAACTCTTTTCTGCGTTTACCACGGGAGGCGGCTACGAATCCGTTGGCTGGGGATATGGTCCGGGCATAGGAGAACGTTATCAACGCATCATCCACATCATCTCACGTGCTTCGGGAGCACCGGTAATAGCCGGTTCGATCTCTTACGCGGCCGCTATGGTCAGGGGAAAGGTCACGGAAGTCTTTCGCGAGGAGTGGCAGCGGGCCCACCGAGCAGGATTGAGCACACTGTGCAAGACGCGGAAGCGAGCCACTGCTCCTCAGGCGCCGGCTCCCGAGAAAAAGGTGGTCACCGAACAGATCGCCGGCATCGACGTCCTGCTCCTGGAATCGGCTCAGGAACTCCTGCGTTCAAGGGGAATTTACGCTGAGACCGGTATGGGCTGCGTGGGGCCGGTCATTCTGGTGGCACTCGAGGACAGGCCTCTTGCGCTGGATGTCCTGCAAAAGAACAGCATGCTAACGCTTTAG
- the trxB gene encoding thioredoxin-disulfide reductase codes for MSLHDVIIVGAGPAGLTAAIYAGRSKLKTLLVEKLAVGGQAATTDEIENYPGFATGISGSALSEAMAKQASRFGVEKVATKAQGLFSNETLWVLRTEKCEYAAHAVIIASGAYPKALQCPGELEFRGRGVSYCATCDAAFYEGASLLVVGGGDAAVEEAVYLTKFADKVTLVHRRDSLRATGIVQERALANPKLQIMWNTVVEEIRGSSAVETTLLRNVVSGETQVVPVDGVFIYVGLTPNSEWLGGTVETDVEGYIPTDEHMCTNMKGVYAVGDVRRKLLRQVVTAAADGAIAAFHAEKYIEAGLWQV; via the coding sequence ATGTCACTACACGATGTTATTATAGTCGGTGCCGGCCCTGCAGGACTTACTGCCGCGATCTACGCGGGCAGGAGCAAGCTGAAAACGCTTCTGGTCGAAAAACTTGCCGTAGGGGGGCAGGCTGCCACTACAGATGAAATAGAGAATTACCCCGGTTTTGCTACAGGAATCTCCGGGTCGGCCCTTTCGGAAGCCATGGCAAAGCAAGCTTCACGATTCGGAGTTGAGAAAGTAGCAACCAAGGCACAGGGTCTTTTCAGTAATGAAACCCTTTGGGTGTTGCGTACAGAGAAGTGTGAATATGCTGCTCACGCTGTGATAATCGCATCAGGAGCCTACCCCAAGGCACTTCAATGCCCCGGGGAACTGGAGTTCAGAGGACGCGGGGTGTCCTACTGCGCAACCTGCGATGCAGCCTTCTACGAAGGGGCATCGCTCCTAGTGGTGGGAGGAGGAGATGCTGCCGTGGAAGAGGCCGTGTACCTTACCAAGTTCGCAGACAAAGTGACGCTTGTGCATCGAAGGGATAGTCTGCGGGCAACAGGCATTGTACAGGAAAGGGCGCTGGCCAATCCAAAACTTCAGATCATGTGGAACACGGTTGTGGAAGAAATAAGAGGCTCGAGTGCCGTAGAAACGACGCTTTTAAGAAACGTGGTTAGTGGTGAGACTCAGGTCGTACCCGTAGACGGCGTGTTCATCTATGTCGGCCTGACTCCAAATTCAGAATGGTTGGGCGGGACAGTCGAAACCGACGTGGAAGGCTATATCCCGACAGATGAACATATGTGCACAAACATGAAGGGTGTCTACGCAGTAGGGGATGTCCGCCGGAAGTTGCTCCGTCAGGTGGTGACCGCGGCGGCGGATGGAGCCATTGCTGCTTTCCACGCCGAGAAATACATCGAGGCCGGCCTCTGGCAGGTCTAA
- a CDS encoding type II toxin-antitoxin system RelE/ParE family toxin, whose product MPRKYKITFAASAVQDLEAIRRWYANQQNPETGERFLEQVLSAVERLTDFPEIGRIVPEFGIATLREIVHPPFRIVYRLDKPRIRIVRVWRSERILNMP is encoded by the coding sequence ATGCCTCGGAAATATAAGATCACCTTCGCTGCCTCGGCTGTGCAGGATCTTGAGGCAATCCGCAGGTGGTACGCTAACCAGCAGAATCCCGAGACTGGCGAACGTTTTTTGGAGCAGGTACTCTCGGCGGTGGAAAGGCTCACCGATTTTCCCGAAATTGGTCGGATTGTACCTGAGTTTGGCATTGCCACTCTGCGGGAGATTGTTCATCCACCCTTCCGTATAGTTTACCGTCTTGATAAACCTCGTATCAGAATTGTTAGGGTTTGGCGCAGTGAACGAATCCTGAATATGCCGTAG